The Carassius auratus strain Wakin chromosome 27, ASM336829v1, whole genome shotgun sequence genome includes a region encoding these proteins:
- the znf622 gene encoding zinc finger protein 622 yields MSYTCISCRVQFSDGEVQRAHYRTDWHRYNLKRKVADMPPVTAENFEERVLAQRAAAEQQSQSGGHGSAYCATCNKKFSTDNAYNNHIQSSKHLAAERKALAAAQETVQRMNEKNLEKGAGLDKDAQNEALQKALREQQRHTPSKATPSEKRVRARPDKPPRLQWFEQQAKKITAEEGEEEEEEEEEWEDVDEDMDDDDDEDEEEEEEMEEDSTSGAAAAPGVIPVTDCLFCGHHSRSLARNMTHMTKTHSFFLPDIEYLVDLRGFISYLGEKVGVGKVCLWCNEKGKSFYTTEAVQAHMTDKSHCKLFTDGDAALEFADFYDFRSSYPDAKDGDDVEMKDGELPDEKTVAFDDETLELTLPSGAKIGHRSLMRYYKQRFGVQRALVPAYNQKAVGRVLKQYKALGWAGDFGKGFVSQQQKDMQYVRRMKSKWMLKMGMSNNTTKQTHFRAQVMF; encoded by the exons ATGTCGTACACATGCATCAGCTGCCGTGTGCAGTTCTCTGATGGGGAGGTCCAGCGGGCACATTATAGAACAGACTGGCACCGCTATAATCTGAAGAGAAAGGTTGCAGACATGCCTCCGGTCACTGCAGAAAACTTCGAGGAGCGAGTGCTGGCACAGCGGGCAGCGGCCGAGCAGCAGAGTCAGAGCGGCGGACACGGCTCGGCCTACTGCGCCACCTGCAACAAAAAGTTCTCCACTGACAATGCTTACAACAATCACATCCAATCCAGTAAGCACCTGGCCGCTGAGAGGAAAGCCTTGGCTGCCGCCCAGGAGACTGTCCAGAGAATGAACGAGAAGAATTTGGAGAAAGGGGCGGGGCTAGATAAAGACGCACAGAACGAAGCGCTCCAGAAAGCACTCAGGGAGCAGCAGAGACACACCCCCTCTAAAGCCACACCCTCAGAGAAACGGGTCAGAGCGCGGCCGGACAAACCGCCTCGACTGCAGTGGTTCGAGCAGCAGGCCAAGAAGATCACAGCAGAGGAgggtgaagaagaagaagaagaggaggagg AGTGGGAGGATGTTGATGAGGatatggatgatgatgatgatgaagatgaggaggaggaggaggagatggaggaggACTCCACATCTGGGGCAGCTGCGGCCCCCGGGGTCATCCCAGTGACAGACTGTCTGTTTTGTGGACATCATTCACGCTCACTCGCCCGAAACATGACGCACATGACCAAAACACACAGCTTCTTCCTCCCTGATATTGAGTATCTGGTGGACCTGAGAGGATTTATATCATACCTAG GAGAGAAGGTTGGGGTTGGTAAGGTGTGCTTATGGTGTAATGAAAAAGGGAAGTCATTCTACACTACAGAAGCAGTTCAGGCACACATGACCGACAAGAGTCACTGCAAACTGTTCACAGACGGAGACGCCGCTCTGGAGTTCGCAGACTTCTATGACTTCAG GAGCAGTTATCCTGATGCTAAAGATGGAGATGATGTGGAGATGAAGGATGGTGAACTGCCTGATGAAAAGACTGTAGCGTTTGATGATGAGACGCTGGAGCTCACTTTGCCCTCAG GTGCAAAGATTGGCCATCGCTCCCTGATGAGGTACTATAAGCAGAGGTTTGGTGTTCAGAGGGCATTGGTTCCAGCTTATAACCAGAAGGCTGTTGGTCGAGTCCTTAAACAGTACAAAGCACTTGGATGGGCAGGAGACTTTG GTAAAGGCTTTGTGAGCCAGCAGCAGAAGGACATGCAGTATGTGCGAAGGATGAAGTCCAAGTGGATGCTAAAGATGGGCATGAGCAATAACACCACCAAACAGACCCATTTCAGAGCACAAGTCATGTTCTAA